The Anaerolineales bacterium region AGAATCGAAGTGACGCCCACATACATCGGGTTGCGGACGTGGTTGTACAAGCCCGAAACGACCAATTCCTTCGGCGGCTCGATGGGCGCGGGCGTGCCTTTTCCTTTTTGCACGAAATCCCAGAAACACCAGACCAGCATGGCGAATCCAATCAGCCAGAGAGGGAAAGCGAGATACGAGAGAAAACCCGTCTCAACTTGCGAGCCTTTCCGCAAGAGGGCAAGCGGAATGAATCCCGCCACGGTGCCGGGCGCGAGGATGAAGAAGAGGATGGATTTGAGGGCGGTCATTGTTATTGCTATTGTTCGTTCGGCAGTTAAACTGCCGAACAAACTGGGTTGAACTGCCGAACGATCTGGGTTATTCCGAAACGTCCGTCTTCGTCAGAAAGTAAGCGAGGATGGCGATCGAAGCGACGAACCACACTCCGCCCACGAGACCGATCATCCAGCGCGGGATACCCCAACTGGAAATGTCAGCTGGGAATAGACCGAAGTAAATCAGCAGGATGATTCCGCTGATGATCGCGTCAATTCCACTGGCGATGATGAAGAGTGTGCGTTTGGTTTGAGGGTTGTCCAATTTTATTGTCCTTTTTATTCAGATGTGGACAGTTGAGGTGGTTCGGCGTTCTGAATTTTTTGCCAAACGGCGCGGCTCAGCAAATCTATACTTTCGACTGAGATTATGATTGCAATTATAGCGACACTTGCATCACCGTACTCCAAGAGGTTGAGCCATTGCTGAAGTAAAAAGCCAATTCCACCACCACCCATAAAACCAATGACAGTAGCGATTAAGAGGTTGGTCGGGAGACATCTAAAGGCAATGCCTGGGAAATGCGCAGTGATCAGAGTGGTCCAATTCAAGGATGTACGTTGTGTGGCATATTCTGAAAATTTTGTACTTAAGACCGCCGTTGAAAATAAAGTAATAGCCAATACACCCCCTGTTGGACCAATGCCAGCTAAAATGATCGCTGGAATTACTGTAATGAGTGGGTGAATGGAACGAACCGCGGCAAGGATGGGTTGTAAAAGAATATTAAACCCGCGTCCCCATAACGAAGAAGTTCGGGCGCTCAAGAACGTCAAAGGGATTGCGAAAATTGCGCTCATCACGGTCGCGAGAAAAGCAATTTGAATTGTTTCCCACATTTTCTTTGTCACTTGTTGACTAATTTCGCTATCAAAAAGATTGGGTTGGGCTAAGACGGTTAATACGCGAACAAACGCTTGGAGTCTGCGCGGATTGGTCGCTTGTTCCAAATCAATTATCGTTCGAAAAGAATAGATAAAAAAGAAAAGGAGCACCAGCCAAATCAGGATTTTCCATATTTTTCCATCGGCGATACTATTTTTCATACCCATCTCCTTTTCTCGTAGATCAGTAATTGACTACATCTTCCTTCATCACTACGTGACAGTCACCTTAAAGGTGACTGTCACGTTTTGCTAACCGCGTTTCTTCAACCACTTCAACAACTTCTCCGTAGACCAGCAATTGATCACATCCTCTTTTGTAACTCCTGCGCGTCTTGCGATGGCGACGCCGTAGTGGAGCATGTCGTAATCTTCTTCGGAGTGCGCGTCGGTGTTGATGCTGAGGAGGACGCCCAACTCTCTAGCGCGGCGGGCGTGCGGATCGTCGAGGTCGAGGCGATAGGGGCTGGCGCTGATCTCCATCGCCACGCCCGATTTCGCCGCGGCTTGCAGGATGACTTCCATATCCAAGTCGGCGGCTTCGCGGTCGGGGAACTCGCGTCCCGTTGGGTGACCGATGATGTCCACGTGCGGGTTGTTGACCGCTTTCAACAAGCGCGCCGTGATTTTCTCTCGAGGCTGGCGCAGACTCGAATGGAGTGAGGCAACCACAAGGTCGAGTGAAGCGAGGAAGTCGTCGGGATAATCCAACGAACCGTCGGCTTTAATTTCCACTTCGCTCGAATGCAGAATCGTGATCTGGTCGCCGAGTTGTTTTTGAATCTTCTTGATCTCGGCGGCTTGCTGTTTGTGCCGTTCGATGGACAAGCCGTTCGCCACGCCGAGGCTCACCGAATGATCGGAGAACACGATCGTTTTCAAGCCGCGCTTGATCGCCGCCTTTGCCATGTCCATCATGCTCAACTTGCCGTCGCTGTACGTGGAGTGCATGTGCAAGTTGGCTTTGATGTCTTTCACTTCGATCAACTTCGGAAGTTTGTTTGCCTTCGCAAGCGCGACCTCATCGCGTCCCTCGCGCAGTTCGGGCGGAACCCATTGCAAGCCCAACGTTTTATACACTTCCTCTTCGGTGGCGCAAAAAATTTCTTTCCCGCCTTTAACTTTTTTAAACGAATGATCCGACAACGACAAACCTTTATCGAGCGCGAGTTGCCGCAACAACACGTTGTGATCTTTCGAGCCTGTCGCGTATTGCAACGCGGTGCCAAACTCGTTCGGCGGATGCACCCACACTTGCGCGCGGATTCCGTCGCTGAACTCGACGCTGGATTTGAACTCGCCCTTGCCCAACACGCGGCTGACGTTCGGAAGATTCGTGAACGCCTCCATGACCGCCTCTGAATCTTTGGACGCCACCAAGATATCGAGATCGCCGACGGTCGAACGCATCCTTCTCAGACTTCCAGCGGGTTCGGCGGCGACGACTCCTTTCACCCTTTTGAGTTGCGCGACGATCTGTTGCGCCAGCGGATAGGCGCGTCCCAGCGGAAGCCTGCCCGACCTGCGGGCGAGCGAGGCGATCCCTTCGAGAATCGCAGTTTCGGACTTGGCGCCCATGCTGGGGAGGTCGCGCAATTTCCCCGCTTTGGCGGCAGCCTCAAGTTGCGAAAGACTCGTGATTCCCAACGTCTTCCAGATCATCCCCACTTTTTTCGGTCCCAATGACGGCACAGCCAGCCACGAGGCGAGTTCTTCGGGAATTTCCTTTTTTATTTTTTCGAGAAATTCGAGTTTGCCAGTGGAGAGCAACTCGTCAATTTTTTCGGCGATGGCTTTGCCCACCCCAGGGATTTCCTCCAGCTTGCCCTCTTTCCAAAATTCCGAGGCGTCGCGCGGCAAGCCGAGCAAACTTTCGGACGCTTTGCGATAGGCGAGCGTTTTGTAAATGATCTCGCCTTTGATCTCGAGCAGGTTTGCGATAAGCGTGAACGTATCGGCAAGTTGTTTGTTGTTCATGGGAACCTCGTTTGGATTATACGACTGAAAATTATCGCTCTCCGTTTTGGA contains the following coding sequences:
- a CDS encoding isoprenylcysteine carboxylmethyltransferase family protein → MTALKSILFFILAPGTVAGFIPLALLRKGSQVETGFLSYLAFPLWLIGFAMLVWCFWDFVQKGKGTPAPIEPPKELVVSGLYNHVRNPMYVGVTSILIGHFLWFGFWNLLIYAAVIVLAFHSFVTLYEEPNLRQRFGAAYEAYCQRVPRWIPRLK
- the polX gene encoding DNA polymerase/3'-5' exonuclease PolX produces the protein MNNKQLADTFTLIANLLEIKGEIIYKTLAYRKASESLLGLPRDASEFWKEGKLEEIPGVGKAIAEKIDELLSTGKLEFLEKIKKEIPEELASWLAVPSLGPKKVGMIWKTLGITSLSQLEAAAKAGKLRDLPSMGAKSETAILEGIASLARRSGRLPLGRAYPLAQQIVAQLKRVKGVVAAEPAGSLRRMRSTVGDLDILVASKDSEAVMEAFTNLPNVSRVLGKGEFKSSVEFSDGIRAQVWVHPPNEFGTALQYATGSKDHNVLLRQLALDKGLSLSDHSFKKVKGGKEIFCATEEEVYKTLGLQWVPPELREGRDEVALAKANKLPKLIEVKDIKANLHMHSTYSDGKLSMMDMAKAAIKRGLKTIVFSDHSVSLGVANGLSIERHKQQAAEIKKIQKQLGDQITILHSSEVEIKADGSLDYPDDFLASLDLVVASLHSSLRQPREKITARLLKAVNNPHVDIIGHPTGREFPDREAADLDMEVILQAAAKSGVAMEISASPYRLDLDDPHARRARELGVLLSINTDAHSEEDYDMLHYGVAIARRAGVTKEDVINCWSTEKLLKWLKKRG